One genomic region from Flammeovirga agarivorans encodes:
- a CDS encoding SusC/RagA family TonB-linked outer membrane protein, with protein MKKNLLLFVALLYMVCNAMAQERTVTGTISDGAEPLPGVTVVVKGTNSGTITDLDGKYSISVSEGSTLVFSFIGYATQEIPVGTQSVINVPMEVDAEELDEVVVTALGQQSDKKSLGYAVQDVKTEELVQTGNPGLAGSMQGKISGVDIKPSSGMPGASTQINIRGARSFTGNNTPLYVVDGMPISSQADVSTGNSVTGADISNRAVDIDPNDIESINILKGQAAAALYGIRASNGVIIITTKSGKGGKAGKPIVRISNFTSFEKVSRTPDYQKTYAQGYSGAYSAYSSMAWGPLLSELPNDPNVGGNSQGQQGKYYVDQRARAGLDPWVEPGLYDNFNDYFETGHTINSSASISQSTEHANYSIGLSNTTQQGVAAATGMNRYNAKGKFDATVNDFFSTGVSANYVQTDIDKLSAGNDASLAGVYAAPTSYDLKGIPYHEPDDPYKQIYYRSPTFDNPYWAAQNNVFNERTDRFYGNAYIQYETDINDKMDIRVKYQLGIDTYTTHYQDIFEYGHRSGAGYMSNYGVTNNVMNSLATVNFNYDINDKNNFQVILGNELNDTRLKTYTEDGNDFNFGGWKHISNANVVTANETQRRTRTVGFFASLTYSYNNLFYLTATGRNDYVSTMPSGARSFFYPSISASVVLSEFDFLRNVDQVSLVKVRGSFAQVGQAGDYYENYYYTPSYGGGWWTNPTPINYPLNINNSNVNSYTQFPQIYDPGLKPQNTASYELGADLGFFDDRISLSYTYSRQNVTDQIFAVPLSSSTGFSELYTNGGKLHTDAHEVTLTLIPVSTTDFNWAINVNYSRIVSFVDELADGVESIFLGGYVTPQVRAAAGYAYPVIYGSTFQRDDQGRVLVEEDPNSPYRGMPLAGEPGIIGDVNPDFILGFSTNFSYKSWTLAAVFEWKNGGEMYSGSNGLGNLYGVLSTTEDRTTPFIYDGYKLDGTKNDIQRGGENDPQAYQYLYSDIEGNIDEAYIYDNSFVKMRELSLGYKFPEKVIKGTTAIGLSVFARNILLWTALPNFDPESSQGNTNMGGSFERFSMPNTNSFGFGVDLTF; from the coding sequence ATGAAAAAGAATTTATTACTATTTGTAGCATTGCTATATATGGTTTGCAATGCTATGGCCCAAGAACGAACCGTTACTGGTACCATATCAGATGGTGCTGAACCTCTGCCCGGGGTTACTGTAGTTGTGAAAGGTACTAATTCGGGTACCATCACTGATTTAGACGGTAAATATTCCATATCTGTATCTGAAGGTAGTACACTGGTGTTTAGTTTTATCGGATATGCTACTCAAGAAATTCCTGTAGGAACTCAATCTGTTATTAATGTTCCAATGGAAGTAGATGCTGAAGAGCTAGATGAAGTTGTAGTAACAGCACTAGGTCAACAATCTGATAAAAAATCACTTGGTTATGCCGTACAGGATGTGAAAACAGAAGAACTTGTACAAACAGGTAACCCTGGTTTAGCTGGATCAATGCAAGGTAAGATCTCAGGAGTAGATATTAAACCTTCATCAGGTATGCCAGGTGCTTCAACTCAAATTAATATTAGAGGTGCAAGATCGTTTACTGGAAATAATACTCCATTATATGTAGTAGATGGTATGCCTATTAGTTCACAGGCAGACGTTTCAACAGGTAACTCGGTAACAGGTGCCGATATATCAAATAGAGCAGTAGATATTGATCCTAACGATATTGAAAGTATAAATATCTTAAAAGGTCAGGCAGCAGCTGCATTATATGGTATTAGAGCATCCAATGGTGTAATTATTATCACGACCAAAAGTGGTAAGGGTGGTAAAGCAGGTAAACCCATCGTTCGTATATCAAACTTTACCAGTTTCGAAAAAGTTTCAAGAACACCGGATTATCAAAAAACTTATGCTCAAGGTTATAGTGGAGCCTATAGTGCTTACAGTTCAATGGCTTGGGGACCACTTTTATCTGAATTACCGAATGATCCTAATGTAGGGGGTAATTCACAAGGTCAACAAGGAAAGTACTATGTAGACCAGCGAGCAAGAGCAGGATTAGATCCTTGGGTAGAACCTGGTTTATACGATAACTTTAATGATTATTTTGAAACAGGTCATACCATCAACTCTTCAGCAAGTATAAGTCAGTCTACCGAGCATGCTAATTATAGTATCGGCCTTTCTAATACGACTCAACAAGGTGTTGCCGCTGCAACAGGTATGAATAGATACAATGCGAAAGGTAAGTTTGATGCAACTGTAAATGACTTTTTCTCAACAGGTGTTTCAGCTAACTATGTTCAAACTGATATCGATAAGTTATCAGCTGGTAATGATGCATCATTAGCAGGTGTGTATGCAGCTCCAACATCGTATGATTTAAAAGGAATTCCTTACCATGAGCCTGATGATCCATACAAACAAATCTATTATCGTTCTCCTACTTTTGATAACCCGTATTGGGCAGCACAAAATAATGTATTTAACGAACGTACGGATAGATTCTATGGTAATGCATATATCCAATATGAAACAGATATCAATGATAAGATGGATATTCGAGTGAAATACCAATTAGGTATTGATACTTATACTACTCACTATCAGGATATTTTTGAATATGGTCATAGAAGTGGTGCGGGTTACATGTCAAATTATGGTGTCACCAATAATGTAATGAACTCATTAGCGACTGTTAATTTCAATTATGACATTAATGACAAGAATAACTTTCAGGTTATTTTAGGTAATGAGTTGAACGATACAAGGTTAAAAACATATACTGAAGATGGTAATGATTTTAACTTCGGTGGTTGGAAGCATATCTCGAATGCAAATGTTGTTACCGCAAATGAAACACAAAGAAGAACAAGAACTGTAGGTTTCTTTGCAAGTTTAACTTATAGCTATAATAACTTATTCTACTTAACAGCAACAGGTAGAAATGACTATGTTTCTACGATGCCATCTGGAGCAAGATCATTCTTCTATCCATCTATCTCAGCGAGTGTTGTATTGAGTGAATTTGATTTCTTGAGAAATGTTGATCAAGTTTCTTTAGTGAAAGTTAGAGGTTCATTCGCACAAGTAGGTCAGGCAGGTGATTATTATGAAAACTACTATTATACTCCATCATATGGAGGAGGTTGGTGGACAAATCCAACACCAATTAACTATCCATTGAATATCAATAATAGTAATGTTAATTCATATACTCAGTTCCCTCAGATTTATGATCCAGGATTAAAGCCTCAGAATACAGCATCATATGAGTTAGGCGCAGATTTAGGGTTCTTTGATGACAGAATCTCGTTATCATATACTTACTCTAGACAGAATGTAACAGATCAAATCTTTGCAGTTCCTTTATCATCATCAACAGGTTTCTCTGAATTATATACCAATGGTGGTAAACTTCATACAGATGCTCATGAGGTAACATTGACATTAATACCTGTATCTACTACAGATTTCAACTGGGCTATCAATGTAAATTACTCTCGTATTGTCAGTTTCGTAGATGAATTAGCAGATGGCGTTGAAAGTATCTTCCTTGGTGGTTATGTAACACCACAAGTAAGAGCGGCGGCAGGGTATGCTTATCCAGTAATTTATGGTTCTACATTCCAAAGAGATGATCAAGGAAGAGTTTTAGTAGAAGAAGATCCTAATTCACCATATAGAGGTATGCCACTTGCTGGTGAGCCGGGTATTATTGGTGATGTGAACCCAGACTTTATCTTAGGTTTCTCGACGAACTTCTCTTACAAGTCTTGGACATTAGCAGCTGTATTCGAATGGAAAAATGGTGGTGAAATGTATTCTGGTTCTAACGGTTTAGGTAACCTTTATGGTGTATTATCAACTACAGAAGACAGAACAACTCCATTTATCTACGATGGATATAAGTTAGATGGAACGAAAAACGATATACAAAGAGGTGGAGAGAATGATCCGCAAGCTTATCAATATTTATATTCTGATATCGAAGGTAACATCGATGAAGCATACATTTATGATAACTCATTTGTAAAAATGAGAGAGCTTTCTTTAGGATATAAATTCCCTGAAAAAGTGATTAAGGGAACAACTGCAATTGGTTTATCTGTATTTGCAAGAAACATTCTTTTATGGACAGCATTGCCAAACTTTGACCCTGAGTCTTCTCAAGGTAATACGAACATGGGTGGATCTTTTGAGAGATTCTCTATGCCTAATACGAATAGCTTTGGTTTCGGAGTAGACTTGACTTTCTAG
- a CDS encoding RagB/SusD family nutrient uptake outer membrane protein, whose amino-acid sequence MKLYKILLGAALVGAMSSCTLDVEPQQNVDVENIESVLPQDLVGGLYNRMQEMGYYGRNFNLYGDIGTDLISAAPSTSGRFEFHYELKKNFATTGSDADKNTFDAIYEVISNANLILQAEGLDMEDSDVVNAIGQAYFVRAFAYTDLLKAYGSVPLVLSAPTTVEEAIALKPELASRSEIFTQVYADIDNAIKNISNTSKINATVDAAKALKIRVMLFENELNPSKASDNATEIINLADELSANYTLTPIDKLFDYYQGEGGAETIFELKFASNQGRGSNNYGNIYGSPDAGMYGDYIASPLLFHAHPDTVILGGVVNDARFEASEEIGKTLIYQTADKDGSTLNWIMKYYSHDNTIGLHTPKLLRYAEVLLAKAEAHLIKGETALAAAAINELRQNRIVGYTDVTTVTLQDVYNEAAKEFAFEGHRMWDLRRTKQEVVVTDRTGVEIATEDPTVEGGVNNEGQQTWFPIPEREMLANPNIPENNWGY is encoded by the coding sequence ATGAAATTATATAAAATATTATTAGGTGCAGCACTAGTGGGAGCAATGTCTTCTTGTACATTAGATGTTGAACCTCAACAAAACGTAGATGTAGAAAACATCGAGTCTGTATTGCCTCAAGACCTTGTAGGAGGTTTATATAACAGAATGCAAGAAATGGGTTACTATGGTCGTAACTTCAACTTGTACGGTGATATCGGAACAGATTTAATTTCTGCAGCTCCTTCAACAAGTGGTCGTTTTGAATTTCACTACGAGTTGAAAAAGAACTTTGCAACAACTGGATCTGATGCTGATAAAAATACTTTTGATGCGATCTACGAAGTAATTTCAAATGCAAACCTAATCCTTCAAGCTGAAGGGTTAGATATGGAAGATTCAGATGTAGTAAATGCAATTGGTCAAGCATATTTCGTAAGAGCTTTTGCTTACACTGATTTATTAAAAGCGTACGGTAGTGTACCATTAGTACTTTCTGCTCCAACTACAGTAGAAGAAGCTATTGCTCTTAAGCCAGAGTTGGCAAGCCGTTCTGAGATCTTCACTCAGGTATATGCTGATATCGATAATGCAATTAAGAATATCTCAAATACATCAAAAATTAACGCTACTGTAGATGCTGCTAAAGCATTAAAGATTCGTGTTATGTTATTTGAGAATGAGTTGAATCCTTCAAAAGCAAGTGATAATGCTACAGAGATTATCAACTTAGCGGATGAGCTTTCAGCAAATTATACTTTAACACCAATCGATAAGTTATTTGATTACTACCAAGGGGAAGGTGGAGCTGAGACAATTTTCGAATTGAAGTTCGCATCTAACCAAGGTCGTGGTTCAAACAACTATGGTAACATTTATGGTTCACCAGATGCTGGTATGTATGGCGATTACATTGCTTCACCATTATTATTCCATGCTCACCCTGATACTGTAATCTTAGGTGGTGTAGTAAATGATGCTCGTTTTGAGGCTTCTGAAGAGATTGGTAAAACGCTTATCTATCAAACAGCAGATAAAGACGGTTCTACATTAAACTGGATCATGAAGTACTATAGTCATGATAATACTATTGGTCTTCATACTCCTAAGTTATTACGTTATGCTGAAGTGTTGTTAGCAAAAGCTGAAGCACACTTGATTAAAGGTGAAACAGCATTGGCTGCAGCTGCGATCAATGAGTTAAGACAGAATCGTATCGTTGGTTATACTGATGTAACTACTGTAACATTGCAAGATGTATACAATGAGGCTGCAAAAGAGTTCGCTTTTGAAGGTCACAGAATGTGGGATTTAAGAAGAACTAAGCAAGAAGTAGTTGTTACTGACCGTACAGGTGTTGAGATCGCTACAGAAGATCCAACGGTTGAAGGTGGTGTAAATAACGAAGGACAGCAAACTTGGTTCCCTATTCCGGAACGTGAAATGTTGGCAAATCCTAATATTCCTGAGAACAACTGGGGATATTAA
- a CDS encoding TIGR01777 family oxidoreductase: protein MKVLITGGSGLVGQEISDKLYSRGDEVRWLSRKEDLNARYKRYKWDIQNDFIDDKALEGIDAVIHLAGKSVGDGRWTDTAKKEILESRTKSTHLLMGKINSMENPPKTVVCASAIGFYGDQKDKTCDENSGVGNDFLADVVNQWETEQQKLQRSRLVQLRIGVVLTEKGGALPKMMIPIKFGVGSPIGDGQQWISWISLRDLSNLFIYSIDNTEVQGIINAVAPNPVTNEQLTKAIGTKLNRPVFLPNVPGFVLKTILGESASLVLSSTKVVSVKEVGYKYVDQIIDDALKEPEKCC, encoded by the coding sequence ATGAAAGTTCTGATCACTGGAGGCTCTGGGTTAGTTGGGCAAGAAATATCCGACAAGTTATACAGCAGAGGAGATGAAGTAAGATGGTTGTCTCGAAAAGAGGACCTTAATGCGAGATACAAAAGATATAAATGGGATATCCAAAATGACTTTATTGATGATAAAGCTCTCGAGGGTATTGATGCTGTGATTCATTTAGCTGGAAAAAGTGTCGGAGATGGAAGATGGACAGATACAGCCAAAAAAGAAATATTAGAAAGTAGAACGAAGTCTACTCATTTATTGATGGGAAAAATCAATAGTATGGAAAATCCTCCAAAGACAGTCGTTTGTGCCTCTGCAATTGGTTTTTATGGTGATCAAAAAGATAAAACCTGTGATGAAAACAGTGGGGTTGGAAACGATTTTCTTGCTGATGTTGTCAATCAATGGGAAACAGAACAGCAAAAACTTCAAAGAAGTAGATTAGTTCAATTAAGAATTGGAGTAGTACTAACGGAAAAAGGGGGAGCATTACCTAAAATGATGATACCTATAAAATTTGGGGTAGGATCACCCATTGGAGATGGGCAGCAATGGATTTCATGGATCTCACTTAGAGATTTATCCAACCTTTTTATCTATAGTATAGATAATACTGAAGTGCAAGGAATCATTAATGCTGTAGCTCCAAATCCTGTAACTAATGAACAGCTAACCAAAGCGATAGGAACGAAGCTTAATAGACCAGTTTTTTTACCTAATGTTCCTGGGTTTGTCTTGAAAACAATATTGGGTGAAAGTGCATCATTGGTTCTTTCAAGTACAAAAGTGGTTTCCGTTAAAGAAGTAGGATATAAATATGTAGATCAGATTATCGATGATGCATTAAAAGAACCTGAGAAATGCTGTTGA
- a CDS encoding SusD/RagB family nutrient-binding outer membrane lipoprotein, with product MKTLKYIFLLVLSGISLSCTDEIMDEINKNPNNPANVPSRLIITDALNRSVVSVTNGDYAFYASLFVEHHVGIFNQFYNAEIRNDASMIQSTTYNNAWNSSYTAMRDLKDVIDKCSEGGIEDGNYHTLGVAQVMMAYNLAVLTDACGDVPWTEALRPTEYLRPQLDKQQAIYEDVFTLLDAAIANFDKTTTFDPLGAQDVIYGIQTDPQTYWKKLAYGLKARYTMRLSYIDPGKYTYSDVVSFAGQSFADASEQASYTYNGATSYNPYYLLFQQRDMYGASTSLRDNMNAADPRIAKYFVPHPDNADSLAFAPNGEPTQLQGLYGVSSYFSNSVQPTYLMSFHELKFLEAEAKERMSAGTGRAAAEEAIQAAMVAAAIETADITAYIAAIAGESFDAKYIMKEKYIASFIVESLEAYADMRRLNVMGEGDYITLQNPQPTKFPLRFTYGADDVNNNTFVRDAQGDGRFIYTEQVWWAGGDR from the coding sequence ATGAAAACATTGAAATATATTTTCTTATTGGTTTTAAGTGGGATTTCATTGTCTTGTACAGATGAGATAATGGATGAAATCAATAAGAACCCTAATAACCCCGCAAATGTACCCTCAAGACTGATTATCACGGATGCTTTAAACAGATCTGTAGTGTCAGTAACTAATGGCGATTACGCTTTTTATGCATCTCTTTTTGTTGAACATCATGTTGGTATTTTCAATCAGTTCTACAATGCTGAGATCAGAAACGATGCATCAATGATTCAATCAACAACATACAATAATGCTTGGAACTCTTCTTATACAGCAATGAGAGATTTAAAAGATGTTATTGATAAGTGTTCCGAAGGGGGAATTGAAGACGGTAATTACCATACTCTAGGTGTTGCTCAGGTAATGATGGCTTATAACTTGGCAGTATTAACTGATGCTTGTGGAGATGTGCCTTGGACAGAAGCACTGCGTCCAACGGAATATTTACGTCCTCAATTAGATAAGCAACAAGCTATTTATGAAGATGTTTTTACATTATTAGATGCGGCAATTGCCAACTTTGATAAAACTACAACTTTTGATCCTTTAGGAGCTCAAGATGTTATTTACGGTATCCAAACAGACCCTCAGACCTATTGGAAAAAGTTAGCTTATGGTTTAAAAGCTAGATATACTATGCGTTTATCGTATATCGATCCAGGTAAGTATACTTATAGTGATGTAGTTTCATTTGCAGGACAATCTTTTGCTGATGCATCGGAACAGGCAAGTTATACTTATAATGGAGCAACATCTTACAACCCATATTATCTTCTTTTTCAACAAAGAGATATGTACGGTGCAAGTACAAGTTTAAGAGATAATATGAATGCTGCTGACCCAAGGATTGCCAAGTATTTTGTACCTCATCCGGATAATGCTGACAGTTTAGCATTTGCTCCAAATGGTGAACCGACTCAATTACAAGGTTTGTATGGTGTTTCAAGTTATTTTTCTAATTCAGTACAACCAACTTACTTAATGAGTTTTCATGAGCTGAAGTTCTTGGAAGCAGAAGCAAAAGAGAGAATGTCAGCCGGTACAGGTAGAGCAGCTGCTGAAGAAGCAATTCAAGCAGCAATGGTTGCTGCAGCAATAGAAACAGCAGATATTACTGCATATATAGCAGCAATTGCAGGTGAAAGTTTTGATGCAAAATATATTATGAAAGAAAAGTATATCGCTTCTTTCATTGTGGAGTCATTAGAAGCATATGCTGATATGAGGAGATTAAATGTTATGGGAGAGGGGGATTATATTACTTTACAAAACCCTCAACCAACTAAATTTCCATTAAGATTCACATACGGAGCAGACGATGTAAACAACAATACATTTGTAAGAGATGCTCAAGGTGATGGGCGTTTTATCTACACTGAACAAGTCTGGTGGGCAGGTGGTGATAGATAA
- a CDS encoding SusC/RagA family TonB-linked outer membrane protein, translating to MYRRLLSLMVLTIGFVVSALAQERTVTGQVSEAGEPLPGVTVVVKGTSKGTITDFDGKFSIMADEQTVLVFSFVGYATQEIKVGSQSKFSVSLEQDAEQLEEVTVVGYAKKDMATNTPEIENVTDIVTPNIANSLQGKAAGVNINASSGQPGSKSNIVIRGVGSVNASSDPLYVIDGVIQTSSDIISANQQGERDPLANLNPEDIKDVKILKDAAATALYGARAANGVILVTTKGGASGKTQITFSTKQGVSSVYEGNSKRMNADQYVEAQSKGLANYYGTGTPADYVQYVSGVKEDGSYANTDWGDHSFRQGRTSSYEISMRGGDEKTKFLVSGGYYDQEGILVGSDFQRYSARFNVDHKFNDKLDIQFIGNASYIDQLDASDGNLFSSPLLGTYMSVPTVNPFNPDGTPRAWLDDNPINANFIHDVDKNPRRTKSTTGQLIGKLNYRFNDWLAFRQTNAVNVEDVKFGYYTSALSYDGRSTGGSKSNSWGVSTTLTNTSLLTFDKTINDVHNISAIGGFEYQSNKVNGINAYGEGFPTGLQNLDNAAKPVSVGGYETEYRFMSFLGQAQYNYDGKYYATASYRRDGSSKFAANNKWGDFYSASASWYISREDFLKDNTILTDAKVRSSYGVTGNAEIDNFEARGLYAYSSYNNASAAYYTQLSNPDLTWEKRKKFNVGADLTFIDRITLNVDYYIEDSEDLLLNQQLSGTTGFESARRNIGAMRNSGWEFQLNTENIRGEFTWTTNFNISLNKNEITRLDNDQDILIGSTQIARVGSSMRTFFLREWAGADPTTGAASWYVNDGEDHTGKAGYFQKDGRWATTSYSAAQRVESGNPYPKAIGGMTNNFAYKGFDFSFFLTYSVGGKIYNSTRRYTDSDAWYPYNMLESAYTADRWEKEGDISDNPAWGLNGGQQNSTRFLEDGSYLALRNVTLGYTLPKSLLSKAKVSNVRIYASAQNLFILSDYKGFTPTTVDPTGINFFEYPEGKVFTGGLTVSF from the coding sequence ATGTACAGACGACTTCTATCTCTAATGGTACTTACTATCGGTTTTGTAGTAAGTGCTCTAGCACAAGAAAGAACTGTTACAGGTCAAGTAAGTGAGGCGGGTGAGCCTCTTCCTGGCGTAACTGTAGTAGTTAAAGGAACATCAAAAGGTACTATCACAGACTTCGATGGTAAATTCTCTATTATGGCAGACGAACAAACTGTATTAGTATTCAGTTTCGTTGGTTATGCAACTCAAGAAATCAAAGTAGGATCTCAATCAAAATTCAGCGTTTCTTTAGAACAAGATGCTGAACAATTAGAAGAGGTGACAGTCGTTGGTTATGCTAAAAAAGATATGGCAACGAACACTCCAGAGATTGAGAACGTAACAGACATTGTTACACCAAACATTGCTAACTCATTACAAGGTAAAGCAGCAGGTGTAAACATTAATGCTTCATCTGGTCAGCCAGGTTCTAAATCAAACATCGTAATTCGTGGTGTAGGTTCGGTAAATGCTTCATCTGATCCTTTATATGTAATTGACGGTGTAATCCAAACATCATCAGATATCATCTCTGCAAATCAGCAAGGGGAAAGAGATCCATTAGCGAACTTAAACCCAGAAGATATTAAAGATGTAAAAATCTTAAAAGATGCAGCTGCAACAGCTTTATATGGTGCAAGAGCAGCAAATGGTGTAATCTTAGTAACTACTAAAGGTGGTGCTTCAGGTAAAACACAAATTACTTTCAGTACAAAGCAAGGTGTTTCTTCAGTATATGAAGGTAACTCTAAAAGAATGAACGCTGATCAGTATGTAGAAGCACAATCTAAAGGTTTAGCTAACTACTACGGTACAGGTACTCCAGCAGATTACGTACAATATGTAAGTGGTGTTAAAGAAGATGGTTCTTATGCTAACACTGATTGGGGTGATCATTCATTCCGTCAAGGTAGAACAAGTTCATACGAAATCTCAATGAGAGGTGGTGATGAGAAAACTAAATTCTTAGTATCAGGTGGATACTATGACCAAGAAGGTATCTTAGTTGGTTCAGACTTCCAACGTTATTCAGCTCGTTTCAATGTAGATCATAAATTCAATGATAAATTAGATATCCAATTTATTGGTAACGCGTCTTACATTGATCAATTAGATGCTTCTGACGGTAACTTATTCTCGTCTCCTCTTTTAGGTACTTATATGAGTGTTCCTACGGTTAATCCATTTAACCCTGACGGTACTCCAAGAGCTTGGTTAGATGATAACCCTATCAACGCGAACTTTATCCATGACGTAGATAAAAACCCTCGTAGAACTAAATCTACTACAGGTCAGTTAATCGGTAAATTAAACTACCGTTTCAATGATTGGTTAGCATTCCGTCAAACAAACGCAGTAAACGTTGAGGACGTGAAGTTTGGTTACTATACTTCTGCTTTATCATATGATGGTAGATCAACTGGTGGTTCTAAGTCGAACTCATGGGGTGTAAGTACTACTTTAACAAATACATCATTATTAACTTTCGATAAGACAATCAATGATGTTCATAATATCTCAGCTATCGGTGGTTTTGAATACCAATCAAACAAAGTAAATGGTATCAACGCTTATGGTGAAGGTTTCCCAACAGGATTACAAAACTTAGACAATGCAGCTAAGCCAGTATCAGTAGGTGGTTATGAAACTGAATACAGATTCATGTCATTCTTAGGTCAAGCACAATATAACTATGATGGAAAATACTATGCGACTGCTTCTTACCGTCGTGATGGTTCTTCTAAGTTTGCTGCTAACAACAAATGGGGTGACTTCTACTCAGCTTCAGCTTCATGGTATATCTCAAGAGAAGACTTCTTGAAAGATAACACAATCTTAACTGATGCTAAAGTGAGATCTTCATATGGTGTAACTGGTAATGCTGAAATCGATAACTTCGAAGCTAGAGGTTTATATGCTTACTCAAGCTACAACAATGCTTCAGCAGCGTACTACACTCAATTATCTAACCCTGATTTAACATGGGAAAAGAGAAAGAAATTTAACGTAGGTGCTGACCTTACTTTCATCGATAGAATCACATTAAATGTTGATTACTACATCGAAGATTCAGAAGATTTATTATTAAATCAACAGTTATCAGGTACAACTGGTTTCGAATCTGCTCGTCGTAACATTGGTGCAATGAGAAACTCAGGTTGGGAATTCCAATTGAATACTGAAAACATCAGAGGTGAGTTTACTTGGACAACTAACTTCAACATCTCACTAAACAAAAACGAAATTACTCGTTTAGATAACGATCAAGATATCTTAATCGGTTCAACTCAAATCGCTAGAGTAGGTTCTTCAATGAGAACATTCTTCTTAAGAGAGTGGGCTGGTGCTGATCCAACAACAGGTGCTGCTTCATGGTATGTAAATGATGGTGAGGATCACACAGGTAAAGCAGGTTACTTCCAAAAAGACGGAAGATGGGCAACTACTTCATATAGTGCTGCACAAAGAGTTGAGAGCGGTAACCCTTATCCTAAAGCAATTGGTGGTATGACTAACAATTTTGCTTACAAAGGATTTGACTTCTCATTCTTCTTAACTTACTCAGTAGGTGGCAAGATTTACAACTCTACTCGTAGATATACTGATTCTGACGCTTGGTATCCATACAACATGCTTGAGTCAGCATATACTGCAGATAGATGGGAAAAAGAAGGTGACATTTCAGACAACCCAGCTTGGGGCTTAAACGGTGGCCAACAAAACTCTACAAGATTCTTAGAGGACGGTAGCTACTTAGCATTAAGAAATGTAACATTAGGTTATACTTTACCTAAGAGCTTATTAAGTAAAGCAAAAGTGAGCAACGTAAGAATTTATGCTTCAGCTCAAAACCTATTCATCCTTTCTGATTACAAAGGTTTCACTCCAACAACAGTGGATCCAACAGGAATCAACTTCTTCGAATACCCAGAAGGAAAAGTATTTACAGGAGGGTTAACAGTATCATTCTAA